From Chloracidobacterium thermophilum B:
CATGCGCGGAAGAAATCCAAAGACTCGTCATCCATGGCATCATTCATCTGTGTGGGTACGACCATGAGACCGATACCGGGCAAATGACGCGCCTGGAACGTCGGCTTCGGCGGCGCTTCCTGCCTGCCGCCACAAACGCGCCGCCGGCTCATCAGCCGTGAGCCGCACACCGGCGCAGCGGGTGGAATAGTGTACGTCGTTCTATGGAGTATGAGCTAGCCTTTGTGCTTCTGACCATTGGCGGCCTGTTTTTCCTGGCTCTCGTCGAAAGCGCCCACGGCTCGATTTCTGAAGTCACCCTCCGCTCACTGGCTGCCGAGTTGCCCGATCCTTCGCCGCAGCGCGCCTTTCTGCGCCATCTGCTCAGCCACCGGCTGGATTTCTGGTTGAGTCTTTCACTCGGTCTCCAGTCGGGAACGCTCATCCTGACGGCGCTGGCCGTTCTGCTGGCCAATCGTTTTTCCTCGCCATGGGCATTGCCCGTGGCACTGGTCACGACGCTGTTTCTGGTCATCCCGGCCCGCCAAATCCTGCCGCGCATCCTTGTCCAGAATCAGCCCGAAGCCTATCTGCTCCGGCTGCTGCCCTGGTTTCGGTTGTACTTCCAAGCCGTCCAGCCCCTCGTCCGTCCCATGCGGCAGCTTATCCAGTGGTTTCGCATCGAGCCGGAGCGCAGCCTGGTTCCTGACTCGACGCCCCCCAACGAAGAGGAGAGCATTCAGGCGCTGATTGATGTCGGCGAAGAAGCCGGCATCATCGAGGAAGACGAAGGCGAACTCATCCAGTCGGTCATCGAGTTCAGCGACACAGCCGTGCGCGAAATCATGACGCAGCGCCCGGAAATCATTTCAGTTCGTGCGTCAGCCACTGTCCGTGAAGCCAGTGAAACCATGACGCGCGAACGGCACTCGCGGCTGCCGGTTTTCGAGCAGGACTCCGATGACATCGTGGGTTTTGTCTTCATCCGGGATGTCCTCGATTGCCTGCTCAACGGACGTGACCAGGAGCCGGTACGCAACATCGTCCGCCCGGCCTACTTCGTCCCCGAAAGCAAGAGCATCGCCGATCTGCTCGAAGACATGCGCAAGTCCGCCATGCAGATTGCCCTCGTCATTGACGAATACGGCGACGTGGCCGGACTCGTCACCATTGAGGACATCCTCGAAGAAATCGTCGGCGAAATCGAAGACGAAGACCAACAGTCAGAAGAAGCAGAAGTGCTTCAGGAAACCGATGGCGCGTGGCTGGTGCGCGGCAATACCGAAATTCGCAAGATCGAACTCGTCACGGAGCGCGAGCTGTCCGGCGACGACTTCCAGACGGTCAACGGCTTCATTGTCTCCGAGTTGGAGCGCGTACCTTCGACAGGCGAACACTTCATCGTCCGCGGGCTGGAAGTTGAAGTCCTTGAAAGCGACGGGCGCGCCATCCGCCGCGCGCGGCTGCGCAAAGCCGCCTCCACGTCACCAGCGACTGAAGAAACTTAGCGTGGATTCACCCTGCTGGACGGCGCGGAAGCGGCGCAAGTCGCCAATCGTTTCCACCACGGCATGCTTGGCGTGGTGCTCGACGATGAACCAGCCGTCCTCGTCCAGAAGCGGCTGGGTTCCCAACAACTCAAACAGCGGATCGTACAGCGGTGAAGCGTAGGGCGGGTCACAGAAGATAAGATCGAAGCGCCGCCCGACCTGGATGAACTGTTTGACGGCGCTGACGGCATCGCGCTGGACAACTTCCGCTTCCTCACCAATGCCGCACCGCGCCAGGTTTTCCATCAATGCCACCAGCGCACGGCGCGAGTGTTCCACGAAGGTTGCCCGCGCTGCCCCCCGGCTGAGCGCCTCGATACCCACGGCGCCCGAACCGGCGCACAAATCCAGAAACGTCTTATCGCCGATGCGCGGAGCAAGAATGTTGAACAGGGTCTCGCGCAACCGGTCAGACGTGGGACGCACACGCAAACCCGGTTCACTTCGCAGGCGCCTGCCTTTGTGAATCCCCGCGATGACACGCATAGGCTACTCGGCCGCCAAGACCAAACCGACGGCGTTCCAAAACCGTTGCCCGTGGGCCATCGGCAAGCATGCCGCGCCCGGAGACCGGCTTCAAGCCACGACCGGCGTCAGTTGACCACGTTCCAACCGCCAGACCTGCTGACAGGTGGCGGCCAGCCGGCTGTCGTGCGTGACAAGCACCAGCGTCAGACCCTGGTCGCGCTGAAGTTCATGGAGCAGACCGAGAACGTCAGCCGCTGTCCGCTCATCGAGGTTGCCGGTTGGCTCGTCGGCCAGCAGCAGCGGCGGCGCATTGGCCAGCGCCCGCGCCAGCGCCACCCGCTGACTTTCCCCGCCGGAAAGCTCTGCCGGCAGGTGATGCTGGCGCTGCTCCAGACCGACGCGCTCCAGCAGCCGCCGGGCCCGCCGGCAGCTTTCATCCCATCTGACGCCGGCCATCCGCATCGGCAGGGCGACGTTTTCCAGGGCCGTGAACTCCGGCAGCAGGTGGTGGAACTGAAAGACGAAGCCGATGCTCCGGTTCCGAAAGCGCGCGCGCTCCGTTGGCGACAGTTCCCACAGGGACGTGCTGCCAATGCGTACTTCACCGGCCGCTGGCGCATCGAGGCCGCCCAGAACGTGCAGCAGCGTGGACTTTCCCACGCCCGACGCGCCCACAATGGCGGCCGCCGCTCTGCCTTCCACCGCCCACGACAGGTTTTCAAAAACCACGAGCGGCGGCTGTCCGGGCGACGCTGGCGGATAGCGGTAGGTCAGTTGGTGGACGGTGAGCACGGCTGACAGAACATGACGGCTGGACTCCGGCCGGGCCCGACACCGGGTAGGCGCTGCCGGTCATTCCTTGCGTTTGGGCCGCAGGTTGGATGCCAACACCCGCTTACGCAGACGAATGGACTTGGGCGTGACTTCAACCAGCTCATCCTCAGCAATGAACTCCAGGGCCTGTTCAAGCGAAAGCTCCCGCGCCGGCACGAGCCGGATGCCTTCATCGGCCGTCGAAGCCCGCATGTTGGTGAGCTTTTTCTCGCGGATGACGTTCACATCCAGGTCATTTTCACGGGAGTTCTCACCCACGATCATGCCCTCATAGACGGGCGTGCCGGGCTTGATGAACATTTCGCCGCGCTCCTGCAGGTTGTAGAGCGCATAGGCCGTCGCCTCGCCGGCGCGGTCGGCCACCAGGACGCCATTGAGCCGGGAAGGAATCGGCCCCAGCCAGGCGTCCCAGCGCAGAAACATCGTGTTGAGCAGGCCCGTGCCTTTCGTGTCGGTCAGAAACTCGGAGCGGAACCCAATCAGGCCCCGCGAGGGCACTTCAAACTCCATGCGGACGCGGCCCGTGCCGTGGTTGATCATTTTGGTCATCACGCCGCGCCGCCGGCCCATCGCCTCGGTGACGACGCCCACGAAGGTATCGGGGCAGTCCACCACGGCCAGCTCAATGGGTTCCTTGAGCACTCCCTGTTCGTAGCGCGTCACCACTTCCGGCTTGGAGACCTGAATTTCATAGCCTTCGCGGCGCATCTGTTCGATGAGGATGGCAAGCTGCAACTCCCCGCGGCCCGTCACCTTGAAGGCATCGGGTGAGTCGGTGTCCTCGACGCGGATGGAAACATTGCCCAGCAGTTCTTTTTCCAGCCGTTCCCGAATCTGGCGCGAGGTCACATACTTGCCCTCACGTCCGGCAAAGGGCGAGGTATTGACGCCAAAGACCATCGAGATGGTGGGTTCGTCAATCTGAATGAGCGGCAGGGCTTTGGGCTGTTCGGCATCGGCGATGGTTTCGCCGATGTTGATGTCGGGCACCCCGGCTACGGTGATGATGTCTCCCGAAGCGGCGCGCTCACACGGCACGCGCTTGAGGCCCTCAAAGGTGTAAAGCTGCGTGATGCGGTGCTTCTCGACCGAGCCATCCCGCTTGCACAGGCTGACCGCCTGCCCGGTTGTCAACTCGCCGGCGACGATGCGGCCAATCCCCAGGCGGCCCACATACTCGTCATAGCCGATGTTTGTCACCAGCACCTGCAGGGGGTCCTGCCGCCGGTCAAGCGGCGCCGGGATGGTCTCAATGATCTGCTCGAACAGCACCCGCAGGTCAGAAGCGTCATCTTCCGGCCGCCGCTTGGCAATCCCGTCGCGTCCAATCGTATAGACAATCGGAAACTCAATCTGTTCCTCGTTGGCGTCGAGGTCAATGAACAGGTCATAGACTTCGTTGACCACTTCCTGAATGCGCGCATCGGGGCGGTCAATCTTGTTGATGACGACAATGGCCCTGAGATTGAGTTCCAAGGCTTTGGAAAGCACATAGCGCGTCTGCGGCAGCGGCCCTTCCGAGGCATCCACGAGCAGGATGACGCCGTCCACCATTTTCAGAATGCGCTGCACTTCGCCGCCAAAATCAGCGTGTCCGGGCGTATCCACGATGTTGATTTTGACATCGCCATAACGCACGGCCGTGTTTTTGGCCATAATCGTGATGCCGCGCTCGCGTTCGAGGTCGAGGTTGTCCATGACGCGCTCGGCCACTTTTTCATTGGGGCGGAAGGTGCCTGACTGGCGCAGCATCGCATCCACCAGCGTGGTCTTTCCGTGGTCAACGTGGGCAATGATGGCAACATTTCGCAGATCGGCGCGGGTTTTCACAGCATCTACCTCATCTCAGGCTTCAGCCGTCGGGCATCCGGCTGGAAAGTTCAAAAAAGGGCGTAGAGTAGCGCACATCCACTGAAAACGGCTACCGGACTTTGCACGAAAGGCCCTGCCGGTAACGTCTGTTGCGCGAAGCCGGCTTGGTGGCTTCCATCCCGGCACGGTAGATTGTGCCGCCAGTGGGTGGTGGGCAGGATGGAAGGGGTCAAGAAAACCGTTTTGAGCGAGGCAGGACCAATGACCGAACGCATTGCCGTGGCGATGTCAGGGGGCGTGGACAGTTCCACTGTGGCGGCCCTGCTCAAGGAGCAAGGGTACGACATTATCGGTTTCTCCATGCAGCTTTGGAACCAGCGCCGCATCAACGTGGATGCCGACGGCAATCCGCTGCCGTCCCGGTGCTGCTCCCTCGACGACCTCTACGATGCGCGGGCCGTGGCCGAGGCGCTGGGCATTCCTTTCTACGTCCTCAACTTCGAGGACGACTTCGAGGCCCGTGTGGTACGGCCGTTCGTCGTGAGCTACCTCAACGGCAACACGCCCAGCCCGTGTGTGGCCTGTAACAGCCGGATGAAGTTTGACACCCTCGTGGCGCTGGCCCGGGATGTCGGCGCGGCGAAAGTCGCCACCGGACACTACGCCCGCGTGCAGTTCAACACCACGACCGGACGCTGGGAACTGCGCAAGGGCCGCGATGCCCGCAAGGACCAGTCCTACTTCCTCTTTGAACTCACCCAGGAGCAGCTTGCCAGTGCGCTGTTTCCGCTGGGCGAACTGTCGAAGGCTGAAACGCGCGCCATTGCGCGCCGCCATGGTCTGCCGACCGCCGAAAAGGCCGAAAGCCAGGAAATCTGCTTCATTCCCGACGGCAACTATGCCCGGTTCATCGAACGCTATCTTGCGGAAGCCGGTGGTACGGTTGCCGGCGAGCCGCAGTCTCCGGTAGCGCCGCGGCTGGTTCAACTTGGATTGCGTCGCAACCTGCCGCAACCGGGCGAGATTGTCACCACGGACGGACGCGTGCTTGGACGGCACAACGGCATTCATCGCTACACCATCGGCCAGCGCCGCGGCCTTGGCATCACGGCCGGCGACGGCCGCCCGCTCTACGTCGTCGGCCTCGACGCCGCCCGGGGGCAGGTCATCGTCGGGCCCGAAGAAGCCCTGCCGGGCAAGGCCCTGACGGCGACGCGCGTCAACTGGATTGCCCTGCCAGAGCTGACCGCGCCCCGCCGCTGTGCCGCACGCATCCGCTACCGCCACGAAGAAGCGCCCGCGACGCTCCATCCGCTGCCCGACGGCAATGTGCAGGTGGTTTTCGATACTCCACAAAAGGCTATCACGCCGGGACAGGCGGTGGTGTTTTACGAAGGTGAGCTGGTGCTGGGCGGCGGCTGGATCACTGCACAAGACTGAAACACCTGCGCTGCCGGGCAGAGGTTTCAGGGACAACCGCGCCACGGATGGACGAAGACCCGGAAAAACCTTTCAGAGTGTAAGATTTTTGTTGCCTGGCGGGAGACGGCTGTTGCAGAGTTAGGAACTCTCAACGACGCATAGGTTTCAAACAAGCGCCATGGCAACGACCCCGACAACCTGTGTCTGGCTGCACGGCGACGGGCTGTCTCCCTATGATGCTGCGTTGCAGGCCTATCCGGCCGCGCCGGTCATTTTTGTCTTCGATGAACCGCTGCTGACGGAAGGCTATCGCCTGACGTTCAAGCGGCTGTTTTTCATCTACGAGTGCATCGTGGACCTGTACGAACGCATCCCGAATCCGGTCAAGGAACTGCGGCGCGGAAACGTCGTCGAGGAGGTGCTCGACTTCTGCCGGACGCACAGGGCCACGCATCTGGCCGTCACAGAGACCTATGCCCCACGGTATCGGGAGTTCGTGCGCCTGTTTGAGCAGCAGGGATTGAACGTGCAACAGTTTCCAAAACCCAAACTCGTGCCGTATAGTGGCCCTGCGCCCAAGCGCTTCATGCCTTTCTGGAAAAACATCGAACGTACTGCTTTTCGTGACTGAAAACCTTGTGACGTGCCTGTGCGCCGTCCTTGTTCCGACTCGTGGTTAACCATGCCCCTCGCGCGCCTTCTTCACCGCACCACGGCCAAGCATCCGCGCAGCCTCAAGCAACGGGATGCACTCATCGAACTGACGGCTGACCTCATTGAGCGGGCCAACCTGGAAGTCAAGGAAACCTACCGTTTTCAGATTGACCGGCAGGACATCGTGATTCCCAATCTGCCGGATGATTTTCACGGATTCACGATTGCCCAGCTTTCAGACATCCACCACAGCCCGTATCTCTCGCTGGAGCACCTGGCCGAAGCCGTGACGGAAACCAATGCCCTGCAACCGGATGTCATTGTGCTGACAGGAGATTACGTCACGCACACGGCGCGCTATGTTGAGCCATGCGCCGAATGTCTGGGACGGCTGCGGGCACGGTTCGGGGTCTTTGCCGTTCTGGGCAACCACGATGTCTGGGTTGGAGCCTCTGCCGTCACCCAGGCTTTCGAGCGGCACGGCATCCCGGTACTGCACAACACCAACCTTCCGCTCTACATCGGTGGACGGTTCATTTACCTGTGCGGCCTCGGCGATACGACGACGCGCAACCACGACCTTGTCGCGGCCCTCAAGGGCACCCGCCGCCGGGACGTGCGCATCCTGCTTTCACACAATCCCAACATCATCAAGGAAGCTTCACTCGCCGAGTGTGATCTTGTGCTGTCGGGACATACGCACGGCGGGCAGGTCAAGCTGCCGGTCATTGGTGCCCCGATTTCCTACAACCGCCACGGCAAGCAGTACACCCGTGGCTGGGCGCAGATGAAAAAGACCCAGATTTATGTCAACCGTGGGCTGGGAACAATCTTTCTGCCGATTCGCTATCAGTGCCCACCGGAAATTTCCCTGCTGCGGCTTCTTCGGACGCCTGACCAAAGACCAACCTGAACCAACTCCATGACGCACGGACGACCACGACAACGCGGCGCCGAGCGGGGAAGCGGATTTCAGGAAGCGATCAACCATACCAACGAAGCGTATGAGAAACTCGGACGGGCGTGCATTACACGCAAAGCCATTCCGGGAAAATACGTTGTGCCCATCGGTATCCGTCGCCGGGGGCTGGCAGTGCCGCTTCCTCCCTCGCTTGCGCCCCTGAAAACCGGGGATGCCCTCACCACCACGGCATTTCGGCAGGCGCTGGCCGCCGGCCGGGAAGGCGACCCGCGCGCGTTCATCCCGGAATCGCGCGGCGAACCGGATTACGGCGGGGTTGTGGCCCCGCACGGACGGGGCATCTTCTACGATGCCAAGACCACCAGGCGCGACCTGCTGGACTTCGACAACCTGCACCCCCACCAGGTGACATTTCTGGAAAGAATGGCCGCCTGTGGGGCCATTGCCGGGTTTCTCGTCGAGTTCGCCAAACACGGAGCGGTTTTTTTCATCCCCATTCAGATGGTCACGCTCTTTCGCGCCGCCCGTCGCCGCAAGAGCATTCCCTACCACGTCTGCGCCGCGCACCTCACACCGGTCCGGGCCGGGCGCGGATTGGTCATTTACGACTACCTGCCGGCCATCGAGCAGCAGGAACAGCGGTATGGGCCGGACTACGCCTGCCTGTGCTCCAGCATCAAAGGTGCGACACCCTCCCTGACAGCCCCAAGGCATGAGGCTGATGACCCCGCACCAGTTCCCCGCCTGCCGGAAAAGCGGAGCTAAAGCCGATGCCGAAGCCACTCATCCTCATTGCCGATGATGAAGAACTGCTGCGCGAGCTGTATGCCGAACTGCTTCAGCCGCACTATGAGATTGTCCTGTCGCGCAACGGGACAGAAGCCAGGGAGAAAGCTCTTTCCACGCCGGGTCTGCGCGGCATCCTGATGGATGTCCAGATGCCCGGCATGAACGGCCTGCAGGTTGCCAGGGAAGTTCTTGTCAAACGTCCCGAAGTGCGGATCATCATCATGTCCGGCACAGACGTGACCTACCGCGTACGGCAGATGTTTGCCTCTGAACAGGTGGCTTTTCTCGTCAAGCCCTTTGAGCTGGAAGCCTTGCTGTTGCTGGCAAAACAGCATTTCAGCCCGCCGGTCCCGGAGTAAACCGGGTAAAAACCAGGCTCAGCGGTCAAACCCCACAATCAGCTCCGGCATTTCGGCGGACAGAATCCGTTTGACCAGCGAGAACTTGTGTTCCTGCCACCGCTGCTGGAACACCTTGACGGTCGGAGCTTCCGGCGTGGCGTATGTGGGATCAAATAATGGATTGCTGCCGCCAAAAACCACACCTTCTCCGGCGCGCCGGATGTAGCCGCCACCCACCGTAAAAAACTCGACGATGAGTTCATCAGCCTTTTCACCCAACTGGTTTTCGATGAGCTGGCGCAGGCGTCCCAGGGCCGGCGTGGTTTCTGTCGTCTGACTCGGCAGCACAACCAGAAACAGGTGATCAGCCAGAATGACCAGGAGAAACCGCAGGGTGGCTTCGCCGGGATGAGTCTTCATAAGCTGGAGCAACGCCTGCCGGTCATCGGGCGGCAGCGAGGGGAAATCCTCCATGGCCTTGTCCACGTCGAGACGGAACATTTCCGTGCCATCGAGGTGTTTCTCCACCTGGTCGCGCTTCATCACCTGCACGGTGTTGCCCTCGGCCCCGTAGCTCTGCGACAGGTCAAACATGATGCTGTGCAGGTTGGGCAATACGCCGGGAAAGCTCAGCAACAAATCCCGCTGGCGGATGTTGGGGATGGCCTGCTCGAACATCGTCCGCAGGACCATCGTTTCGCGCACAACGTCGCGCAGATCGCCCCGGCGCAACAGCGTACCGACCTTGAGAAACGATACCGGGTCGTCAAGACGCTTGCCCAGGAAATCCACGTAGAAGCGATTGAACAGATCAATATCCGCTTCGGTGAGAGGTGAGTCGCTGGCCTGACGGTGCTCCATGGTGAACCTGGTCGTACTTCAAAACATTGCCCTCTGGAAAGCCGGAGCCTGCTGAAAAAAATGTGCAACCACAGGATGAAAACGACGTGAAGACAGAAACACCATGGTAATCATTCACTCCGGGAGTGTCCATACGGGATGTGGCGGCATCAACGACCCAGCAGCGTGACGTACCGGCACCAGACTCGGTACTGGTGGAGTCTCTGGCTTGCCGTTTGTCTGACCGGGATGGCCTGGGGGCAGGAAAGCCGCCCCCCCTTTGCCGAAGACGAAGAGGCGCAGAACCGTCTCCAGCGGGGGATTTCCCTGTATCAGCAAAGCCAGTATGCGGCAGCCCTGGAAGTACTTGAACCGCTCGTCATTCACCATCCCGAACAGGCGGTCGCCTATCGGATGCTGGGTTTGTGCTACTTGCAACTCAAGCAGTACCAGCCGGCCGTCACGGCACTGCGCAAGGCTATTGAGCTGACACGCGCCCAGGAAAAACGGGAGGACGCCGTTGCCCGTCTGGCGCTGGGCAGGGCACTGTTTCTGGCGGGAGACCCGGCGGCAGCCCTTCCCGAACTGGAATACGCCGCGCAGCGCCCCGAAGCCGACGCTGCGACCCTGACACTTCTGGGCTATGCCTACTACCGGCAGGGGAACGAAGCCGCCGCGCGGAAAACCCTGCTCCAGTCCGTGGCGCGGGATGAGCGGCAGACCGAGGCGTGGCGGCTGCTGGCCGAACTCGATGTTCAGGCGGTTACGGCGACCCCGGATGACCCGGCCGCCGTCAAACGCGCTCAGTCCAGTATCGAGAAAGTCAACCGTTTCGAGCCAGTCGTTGCGGCCGGACTGCGGGGGCGACTGCTCGTGGCCCAGCGCCAGTTCGCCAAGGCCATCCCGGAACTCGACCGCGCCCTGACGGCCCAACCCGATGAAGCGACGCTCGTGTTTGCTCTGGGGCTGGCGCTGTCCCGCGAGGGGCAGCTTGAGCGCGCCACAACCACACTGACCAGGGCGACTTCCCTGTTGCCGCAGGAAGCCGGCGTCTGGCGGGAGTTGGGTTACGTCCACGAACGTGCCGGGCGTACCGAAGCGGCCATTGCCGCCTATGAAAAGGCCGCAGCGCTGACCAACGGCCAGGATGCCTTCGTCACGCGCGCCCTGGAACGGCTCAAAACACCGTAACTTTCTCATTCCTCCTCGCCAGGCGAGCCGTTCCAGATCAGACGCAGAGCTTCCAGGGCATCGGCGCGCACCAGCTCGTTGTCGTCCTTCACCACTGCCCGCCGCAGCGGCCGGATGGCTTTTGGGTGCCGGATGCGGCCCAGTGAACGGGCTGCGCCAGCGCGCACGAGGTAATCCGCATCACCGGCAAGCAGAGGAATCAGGGCGTCCACGGCGCGCACGTCTTCCAGCTCCCCAAGGGCAACGGCGGCGGCATAGCGTACCCAGTGGTGGTCATCTTCCAGCATGGCCAGCATCGTCTCGAAATTCGGCTTGTAGCGCAGCCGTCCGAGCGCCAGTGTGACCGAACTCCGCACCAGCGGGTCAGCGTGGTGCAGATCAGGCAACAGCGTCTGGGCCGTGCCTTCATCGCCCAACTCCCCGATGGCATCGGCCACAGCCACTCGTACCCACCAGTCCGGGTCATGCAGAAGCGGCAGAAGTTTTGGCAGGGCAGACACTTCTCTTTGCAACCGCAACGCTTCCACCGCCTGCAGGCGAACCTGGGCGGAAACATCCGACAACTGTTCGATGAGCAGTTCCACGGGCGGAGAGGAGGGAGAATCAGTGGCGTGACTCATACAGGCTATGACCGTCTGCAACGCCAGCGACCGGCCCAACGGGACTGGCAGCCGCACCGGCAATTCAGGGTGTGTTGACGCTCGCGGAAAGCAAAACTTACACTCTATGCTGCTTTGTGAACAAGGACCCGCCGCCCGCCGGCAACTGTACCAAAGCCAACCGCCCGGCAGCGATTCGCTGTGAACTCTTCTGACAAAGCCACATGACGACAACGTACCTGGTGCACAAACAACCCGGCTTTGCCCTTACCCGACGGGGAAAAGTTGTCCGCTGGATCGCTGTCACCCTGGGTTTTTGTCTGGTGGCGGCTCTGGTCAGCGCTGGGATTCTGCTCTACGTCCGGTATCCGTCCGCCTTGGGCACACTGGATGTGGTGACGACCCCACCGGGCGCTGAAGTCTGGCTCGATGGGCGGCGCGTGGGCACGTCCCCCTGCACGATTGAACGGGTTGGCTCCGGCTTTCATACGCTGCGCGCAGTGCACGAAGGGTTCCTGCTGGCCGAGCGCGAAGTTCTGGTTGAGCCAGGTGAACAGCCGGAAGCCGTCAGCTTCGTCCTGCAACCCATCAAGGCTGAACCACCGCCGGCAGCGCGCGCCAGTGACAGCGCGCCGACCGAGCGGATTGCTGAGTTCATGCAGCGCGCCGAAGAGGCTTTTCAGCGCGGCGACTGGGTGACACCGGCCAATGACAACGCGCTGTACTACGCCGATGCGGTGCTGCTCATTCAACCGGACAATGAACCGGCGCGCGCCATGCGCACCAGAGTGCAAAACGCCCTTGTGCGGCAGGCTGAGCTGGCTGCCGGCCGTGGCGACCTGGCCCTGGCCCAGTCCACCTACAACCTGCTGCTCAACCGCTTTCCCAGCGACGAACGCAGCCAGTCCGGCATAACGCGCATTGCCAACCTGATTGATGCCAACCGGGGGCAGGCCGCACACTTTCTCGCTCTGGCAGAAGCGGCCTTTGCCGCCGGGCGCTACCTTGATCCGCCTCACAACA
This genomic window contains:
- a CDS encoding PEGA domain-containing protein, which gives rise to MTTTYLVHKQPGFALTRRGKVVRWIAVTLGFCLVAALVSAGILLYVRYPSALGTLDVVTTPPGAEVWLDGRRVGTSPCTIERVGSGFHTLRAVHEGFLLAEREVLVEPGEQPEAVSFVLQPIKAEPPPAARASDSAPTERIAEFMQRAEEAFQRGDWVTPANDNALYYADAVLLIQPDNEPARAMRTRVQNALVRQAELAAGRGDLALAQSTYNLLLNRFPSDERSQSGITRIANLIDANRGQAAHFLALAEAAFAAGRYLDPPHNNAYFYLSQVLAHERGHPQAQALRAEIRQRMQAQAEARVEEGALEQAIGEYRRLARLFPEDRTLLYRAGQLERQRTADRSRAVSAVSVPAVRQMPGHHSETTGTLRFSATGLVFAAPRGTESLSLATEDIAELRLVRHELCVTTTKGVRYRFTGRDLKHGVALWQVLRRSPTPASPSSKQESSAHPNHQPQ